From a single Staphylococcus epidermidis genomic region:
- the lqo gene encoding L-lactate dehydrogenase (quinone) translates to MAMSDKKDVVLIGAGVLSTTFGSMLKTIAPDWDIHLYERLDRPGIESSNERNNAGTGHAALCELNYTVQQPDGSIDIEKAKEINEQFEISKQFWGHLVKSGEIQNPKEFINPLPHISFVRGKNNVKFLKDRYEAMKQFPMFDNIEYTEDIEEMRKWIPLMMKGREDKGYMAASKIDEGTDVNYGELTRKMAQNLKNSPNVEVQYKHEVVDFERLSNGKWSVKIKNLNNGQVFEHQTDYVFIGAGGGAIPLLQKTGIPESKHLGGFPISGQFIACTNPQVIEQHDAKVYGKEPPGTPPMTVPHLDTRYIDGERTLLFGPFANVGPKFLKHGSNLDLFKSIKPYNITTLLASAVKNLPLIKYSFDQVIMTKEGCMNHLRTFYPEARDEDWQVYTAGKRVQVIKDTEENGKGFIQFGTEVVNSEDHSVIALLGESPGASTSVSVALEVLEKNFPEYAKDWEPKIKKMIPSYGESLIDDVQLMRKIRKQTSKDLELGFYNKAK, encoded by the coding sequence ATGGCTATGTCTGACAAAAAAGACGTCGTGTTAATCGGTGCTGGTGTACTAAGTACTACATTTGGTTCTATGTTGAAAACGATTGCACCTGATTGGGACATTCATTTATATGAACGTCTAGATCGTCCTGGTATTGAAAGTTCAAATGAACGTAACAATGCAGGAACAGGACATGCAGCTTTATGTGAATTGAACTATACTGTACAACAACCTGATGGTTCAATTGATATTGAAAAAGCTAAAGAAATTAATGAACAATTTGAAATTTCTAAACAATTCTGGGGTCATTTAGTTAAATCAGGAGAAATTCAAAATCCTAAAGAATTTATTAATCCATTACCTCATATTAGTTTTGTTCGTGGTAAAAATAACGTTAAATTCTTAAAAGATCGTTATGAAGCGATGAAGCAATTCCCTATGTTCGATAATATCGAATATACTGAAGATATTGAAGAAATGAGAAAATGGATTCCATTAATGATGAAAGGCCGTGAAGATAAGGGCTACATGGCAGCGAGTAAAATAGACGAAGGAACTGACGTAAACTACGGTGAATTAACTCGTAAAATGGCTCAAAATCTTAAAAACTCACCAAACGTTGAAGTGCAATACAAACATGAAGTTGTTGATTTTGAACGTTTGTCTAATGGTAAATGGTCAGTTAAAATTAAAAATCTAAATAATGGACAAGTATTCGAACATCAAACTGATTATGTGTTTATCGGTGCTGGTGGTGGCGCAATTCCATTATTACAAAAAACTGGCATTCCAGAAAGTAAACATTTAGGTGGATTCCCAATCAGTGGTCAATTTATTGCTTGTACAAATCCGCAAGTTATTGAACAACACGATGCCAAAGTTTATGGTAAAGAACCACCTGGTACACCACCAATGACGGTACCTCACTTAGATACACGTTACATTGATGGTGAAAGAACATTATTATTTGGACCATTTGCAAACGTGGGACCTAAATTCCTAAAACATGGTTCTAACTTGGATTTATTCAAATCAATTAAACCATATAACATTACGACTTTACTTGCTTCTGCAGTTAAAAACTTACCATTAATTAAGTATTCATTTGACCAAGTCATCATGACAAAAGAAGGTTGTATGAACCATTTACGTACGTTCTATCCTGAAGCACGTGATGAAGATTGGCAAGTTTATACAGCTGGTAAACGTGTACAAGTTATTAAAGATACTGAAGAGAATGGTAAAGGATTTATCCAATTTGGTACTGAAGTGGTTAATTCTGAAGACCACTCAGTTATTGCATTACTAGGCGAATCACCAGGAGCATCAACTTCAGTATCAGTAGCACTAGAAGTTTTAGAGAAAAACTTCCCTGAATACGCGAAAGACTGGGAACCTAAAATCAAGAAAATGATTCCTTCATATGGTGAATCACTTATTGATGATGTTCAATTAATGAGAAAAATACGTAAACAAACATCTAAAGATCTTGAATTAGGATTCTATAATAAAGCAAAATAA
- a CDS encoding antibiotic biosynthesis monooxygenase family protein translates to MLISDTNKTYIIEETSNSFTIEKNNDQQHYEVLESINSLSNDSFCVLNHLFVNGGNEEVFESRFLKRNQHLQDVPGFKALRFLRPVVKGRHYIIITLWNSRQAFYDWQNSQAYAQTHKKRGTQKGVDHRIVNRDLSYNIRIELESLNN, encoded by the coding sequence ATGTTAATTAGCGATACAAATAAAACATATATAATAGAAGAAACTAGTAATTCATTCACAATTGAAAAGAATAATGATCAGCAGCACTACGAAGTATTAGAATCAATCAACAGCTTATCTAATGATTCATTTTGTGTGTTAAATCACTTATTCGTCAATGGAGGTAATGAAGAGGTTTTTGAGTCACGGTTTTTAAAGCGAAATCAACATTTGCAAGATGTGCCTGGTTTTAAAGCGTTAAGATTTCTTAGACCGGTAGTCAAAGGGAGACATTACATTATCATCACGCTATGGAACAGTAGACAAGCTTTCTATGATTGGCAAAATTCACAAGCATATGCGCAAACTCATAAAAAACGTGGAACTCAAAAAGGTGTTGATCATCGTATAGTCAATAGAGATTTATCCTATAATATAAGAATAGAGTTAGAAAGTCTTAATAACTAA
- the mbcS gene encoding acyl-CoA synthetase MbcS, protein MNKSNLLAPENYNIVTEIEKYASEDHKKAIIYKDNEHENISVSYKELISNANKVGNVFLNHGLKKGDKVLIMMPRAIVTYELYIAALKLGIAIVPSSEMLRTKDLQYRITHGEIDAVISFDSLTKEFENVKEYDQLKKFIVAGHKEDWVSIEDEKEKVSDDLKGADTTRDDLAILSYTSGTTGNPKAVTHSHGWGYAHLQMAPKHWLCIQENDLVWATAAPGWQKWVWSPFLSVLGMGATAFVYNGRFHPETYLELLQNYQINVLCCTPTEYRMMAKLSHLEQYNLEYLHSAVSAGEPLNREVVEQFKRHFNITVRDGYGQTESTLLIGFLKDTEPRMGSMGKGIPGSFVTVIDDDGKEVGPNVKGNIAVPLDLPALFKGYFKDEARTKAASTGDYYVTGDQAHIDNDGYFWFEGRRDDIIISSGYTIGPFEVEDALTNHAAVKECAVVASPHDIRGNIVKAFIILQDDYEASDELIQELQVFCKNEVAPYKYPRAIEFVEHLPKTNSGKIRRVELRDAEIKKYKQQDSSH, encoded by the coding sequence ATGAATAAATCAAATTTACTAGCACCTGAGAATTATAATATTGTTACAGAAATAGAAAAATATGCCTCAGAAGATCATAAAAAAGCCATTATTTACAAGGATAACGAGCATGAAAATATTTCTGTAAGTTATAAAGAACTTATCAGTAATGCTAATAAAGTAGGGAATGTATTCCTCAATCATGGGCTAAAAAAGGGAGATAAAGTTCTCATCATGATGCCACGTGCAATCGTTACATATGAATTATATATTGCAGCATTGAAACTAGGGATAGCGATTGTTCCAAGTTCGGAAATGTTACGAACAAAAGATTTACAATATCGAATTACTCACGGTGAGATTGATGCAGTTATTTCATTTGATTCTCTAACTAAAGAATTTGAAAACGTTAAAGAATATGACCAATTAAAAAAATTTATAGTAGCTGGTCACAAAGAAGATTGGGTTTCAATAGAAGATGAAAAAGAAAAAGTAAGTGATGACCTTAAAGGCGCAGATACAACACGAGATGATTTGGCGATTCTTTCTTATACATCAGGTACAACAGGCAATCCAAAAGCAGTAACGCATTCACATGGATGGGGGTATGCCCATTTACAAATGGCACCAAAACATTGGTTATGTATACAAGAGAATGATCTTGTATGGGCAACTGCAGCACCAGGGTGGCAAAAGTGGGTGTGGAGTCCATTTTTATCTGTATTAGGGATGGGAGCAACAGCATTTGTCTATAACGGTCGTTTCCACCCTGAAACATATCTCGAGTTACTTCAAAATTATCAAATTAATGTTCTATGTTGTACACCAACAGAATATCGTATGATGGCTAAACTTAGTCATTTAGAACAGTACAATTTAGAGTATTTACACAGTGCGGTGTCTGCGGGTGAACCTTTAAATCGAGAAGTTGTTGAACAATTTAAACGTCATTTTAATATTACTGTTCGAGATGGATATGGACAAACCGAAAGTACATTGTTGATCGGATTTCTAAAAGATACTGAACCACGTATGGGTTCTATGGGCAAAGGTATACCTGGTAGTTTTGTTACTGTCATTGACGATGATGGTAAAGAGGTTGGTCCAAATGTTAAAGGTAATATCGCCGTGCCTTTAGACTTACCGGCTTTATTTAAAGGTTACTTTAAAGATGAAGCACGCACAAAAGCAGCTTCAACAGGTGATTATTATGTTACTGGAGACCAAGCTCATATTGATAATGATGGTTATTTCTGGTTCGAAGGTCGCCGTGACGATATTATCATTAGTTCAGGATATACCATTGGACCTTTCGAGGTAGAAGATGCACTAACAAATCACGCAGCTGTTAAAGAATGTGCAGTTGTTGCAAGTCCTCATGACATTCGTGGAAATATTGTTAAAGCATTTATCATCTTGCAAGATGATTATGAAGCAAGTGATGAGTTAATCCAAGAATTACAAGTATTTTGTAAAAATGAAGTAGCACCGTATAAATATCCAAGAGCAATTGAATTTGTTGAACATCTACCAAAAACAAATTCAGGTAAGATACGTCGTGTTGAATTACGTGACGCAGAAATAAAAAAATATAAACAACAAGATTCATCACATTAA
- a CDS encoding sterile alpha motif-like domain-containing protein, with the protein MSFYHFIQNFVGDETPLGKLATCINQDEDLPMEETTAHNILNYFNQLNYFDDDCIEAVKRSLSLYEQSKVAL; encoded by the coding sequence GTGAGTTTTTATCATTTTATACAAAATTTCGTTGGTGATGAAACACCTCTAGGTAAACTAGCCACATGTATTAACCAAGATGAAGATTTACCTATGGAAGAAACAACAGCACATAATATATTAAACTATTTTAATCAGTTAAATTATTTTGATGACGATTGTATTGAAGCTGTAAAACGCTCACTATCACTATATGAACAAAGTAAAGTAGCCCTATAA
- a CDS encoding pyruvate, water dikinase regulatory protein yields the protein MKDNNEVLKLFIVSDSIGETAQRMIHATLTQFPDLTQVEIKKFPYIKDEQEFLNVLQLAKEQNAIVATTLVSESFNALGHQFANEHQIPYVDYMSELISIIKQHTHAKPLMESGALRKLNDEYFKRIEAIEYSVKYDDGKHFTDIGEADALIVGVSRTSKTPLSMYLANKGYKIANIPLVPEVAIPDNVFQQKNLKVFGLTASPNYIANIRRNRAETLGLSSESNYNSLERIKKELSYAEEVFRKLNATVINTEYKSIEESAFYIEKFLAKR from the coding sequence GTGAAGGATAATAATGAAGTATTAAAGTTATTTATAGTTTCAGATTCAATTGGAGAAACAGCGCAACGGATGATTCATGCGACGCTGACACAGTTTCCAGATTTAACTCAAGTAGAAATTAAGAAATTTCCATATATTAAGGACGAACAAGAATTTTTAAATGTCTTACAATTAGCTAAAGAACAGAATGCAATTGTTGCAACAACATTAGTGAGTGAGTCATTTAATGCATTAGGTCATCAGTTTGCAAATGAACATCAAATTCCCTATGTAGATTACATGTCTGAGTTAATTAGCATAATTAAACAACATACACACGCTAAACCATTAATGGAAAGTGGTGCGTTGCGTAAGCTTAATGATGAGTATTTTAAGCGTATAGAAGCAATTGAGTATTCAGTGAAATATGATGATGGTAAGCATTTTACAGATATTGGAGAAGCGGATGCTTTAATAGTAGGTGTATCACGTACCTCTAAAACGCCATTAAGTATGTACTTAGCTAATAAAGGATATAAGATTGCAAATATTCCTTTAGTCCCTGAAGTGGCTATTCCAGATAATGTATTTCAACAAAAGAATTTAAAGGTATTTGGATTAACAGCAAGTCCCAATTATATCGCAAATATACGACGTAATCGTGCAGAAACATTAGGGCTATCTTCAGAATCTAATTACAATAGTTTAGAGCGTATCAAAAAAGAATTATCTTATGCTGAAGAAGTTTTTAGAAAATTAAATGCAACGGTAATTAATACAGAATATAAATCGATAGAGGAATCGGCATTTTATATTGAAAAGTTTTTAGCTAAACGTTAA
- a CDS encoding FAD-dependent oxidoreductase, with protein MKYIVVGTSHSGYEVIQTLLKEDENADIQVFESADQPSFLSCGIQSYLEDISSSLDDLHYASVDSYKAQGVNIHTNSTVTDLDTDNKTVVVEHQGQTATYSYDKLFLSPGGKPVTPPVDGIEKYKHVLFMRGRDWANQIKERMKDAKKAVVVGGGYIGIEAAEAFAKADIDTTIVDVADRILNTYLDKEFTDILETNAQQHGLHFKGGETVKSISGNQNGEVTTVVTDKNEYDADTVLFAVGVEPATEWLKDKIDLGKKGIININHQQQTSAKDVYAGGDATLVPFAPVSEDRYIALATNSRRQGVVAAKNMLGKEMTMPRVSGTSGLQLFDYKFGQTGIHGTEIDNYDGNLGQTYVEELIRPQFMQDDTKIHMKIIYDKDTHRILGGQVMSKEDITASINTISVVISAGFTLEQLAVQDFFFQPDYDRPWHYLNVLAQQALGDTFGSDKMLF; from the coding sequence ATGAAATATATTGTGGTAGGTACATCTCATTCAGGATATGAAGTGATCCAAACATTGCTTAAAGAAGATGAAAATGCTGATATTCAAGTTTTTGAAAGTGCAGATCAACCGTCCTTTTTATCTTGTGGTATTCAAAGTTATCTTGAAGACATCTCATCATCATTAGATGATTTACATTACGCATCAGTTGACTCTTATAAGGCACAAGGTGTAAATATTCATACGAATAGCACAGTCACAGATTTAGATACTGACAATAAGACTGTTGTAGTTGAACACCAAGGTCAAACAGCAACTTATTCTTATGATAAATTGTTCCTAAGTCCTGGTGGCAAACCTGTTACCCCTCCAGTCGATGGAATTGAAAAATATAAACATGTATTATTTATGCGTGGACGTGATTGGGCAAATCAAATTAAAGAACGCATGAAAGATGCCAAAAAGGCTGTTGTAGTCGGAGGTGGCTATATCGGTATTGAAGCTGCTGAAGCTTTTGCTAAAGCAGACATAGATACTACAATCGTAGATGTCGCTGATCGTATATTAAACACTTACTTAGATAAAGAATTTACAGACATATTAGAAACAAATGCACAGCAACATGGTCTTCATTTTAAAGGTGGCGAAACAGTAAAATCAATTTCAGGAAATCAAAATGGCGAAGTAACTACTGTAGTTACCGACAAAAATGAATATGACGCAGATACTGTCTTATTTGCTGTAGGTGTCGAACCAGCTACCGAGTGGCTAAAAGATAAAATTGATTTAGGTAAGAAAGGAATTATAAACATTAACCACCAACAACAAACATCTGCTAAAGATGTCTATGCGGGTGGCGATGCGACATTAGTTCCTTTTGCACCAGTATCTGAGGATCGTTATATTGCATTAGCAACAAATTCAAGACGTCAAGGCGTTGTCGCAGCAAAAAACATGTTGGGTAAAGAAATGACAATGCCACGCGTTTCTGGTACTTCAGGTTTACAATTATTTGATTATAAATTTGGACAAACTGGCATTCACGGTACAGAAATCGATAATTATGATGGCAATTTAGGTCAAACATACGTAGAAGAATTGATTCGTCCTCAGTTTATGCAAGATGATACGAAAATTCATATGAAAATTATTTATGATAAAGACACTCACCGTATACTTGGTGGTCAAGTCATGTCAAAAGAAGATATTACTGCTTCTATTAACACAATTTCAGTAGTAATATCTGCTGGTTTCACACTTGAACAGCTCGCTGTCCAAGATTTCTTCTTCCAACCTGATTATGATAGACCTTGGCATTATCTTAATGTGTTAGCCCAACAAGCATTGGGAGATACATTTGGTAGCGATAAGATGTTATTCTAA
- the ppdK gene encoding pyruvate, phosphate dikinase — translation MTQFVYAFNEGNIAMKDLLGGKGANLSEMKRLGLPVPDGFTITTEACITYLKQNEELPTEVKTQLIDHLAAFSKRTGKAFSSDDNLLLVSVRSGAKISMPGMMDTILNLGLNDDNVKKLVDKTNDARFAYDCYRRLLQMFGEVVYGIPMTAFDTYFNDFKTKHRYQNDAEIPAEGLQTICEKYKEIYVEEAYKPFPQEPLKQLEEAIEAVFKSWDNDRARVYRDLNDIPHDIGTAVNIQEMVFGNSGENSGTGVAFTRNPVTGENHLFGEYLLNAQGEDVVAGIRTPKDIDTLKQQMPDVHQEFVDVTKQLEKHYKDMQDIEFTIENGKLYLLQTRNGKRTAKAAIKIAVDLVHEQLITREEAVSKVEVKSIDQLLHPNFNEESLKQATVVSKMGLPASPGAATGKVVFSAEEAKLQAENGNKVVLMRPETSPEDIEGMVASEAIVTTHGGMTSHAAVVARGMGKCCVTGCSNVEIDTVNKTVYYPEGELHEGDIVSVDGSAGDLYLGAIETVNAEHSEEFDQFMTWSEEIARLQVRMNAETPQDIKAGYNFGSKGIGLVRTEHMFFGPERLIEMRRFILASNHDERVQALEKIKTYQVEDFETIFRLSQDRPTIVRLLDPPLHEFLPSSEEDINNVSQQLNVSSEFLRKRIVDLNEVNPMLGHRGCRLAVTYPELYEMQVEAIIESVIKLQKEGITCLPEIMIPLVSTVEEFTTLKERLVNTITHLEKESQQDIQYMIGTMIETPRACLIANDLAKHCDFFSFGTNDLTQLTFGFSRDDAGKFINVYTENNILQLDPFQTLDREGVGRLIQLAVEQAKNTNPEIKIGVCGELGGDAKSIRKFNQWEIDYVSCSPFRVPGAILATAQSQAEESER, via the coding sequence ATGACACAATTCGTTTATGCATTTAATGAAGGAAATATAGCTATGAAAGACTTACTTGGTGGTAAAGGTGCCAATCTTTCAGAGATGAAGAGACTCGGACTACCAGTACCAGATGGTTTTACAATTACGACTGAAGCTTGTATTACATATTTAAAACAAAATGAAGAACTACCTACAGAAGTAAAGACACAATTAATTGATCATTTAGCAGCTTTTTCTAAACGAACAGGAAAAGCCTTTTCCTCTGATGATAACTTGTTATTAGTATCAGTACGTAGTGGTGCAAAAATTTCCATGCCAGGAATGATGGATACAATTCTTAATTTAGGACTTAATGATGATAATGTAAAAAAGCTTGTTGACAAAACAAATGATGCACGATTTGCATATGATTGTTACCGTCGTTTACTACAAATGTTTGGAGAGGTTGTTTATGGTATTCCAATGACAGCTTTCGATACATATTTTAATGATTTTAAAACAAAGCATCGTTATCAAAATGATGCTGAAATTCCGGCAGAAGGACTACAAACTATATGTGAAAAATATAAAGAAATCTATGTAGAAGAGGCATATAAACCTTTTCCCCAAGAACCGTTAAAGCAATTAGAAGAAGCAATTGAAGCAGTATTTAAATCTTGGGATAATGATCGTGCACGTGTATATAGAGATTTAAATGATATTCCACATGATATTGGTACAGCCGTAAATATTCAGGAAATGGTATTTGGTAATAGTGGTGAAAATAGTGGTACGGGTGTAGCATTTACAAGAAATCCAGTTACTGGAGAAAATCATTTATTCGGAGAGTACTTACTTAATGCTCAAGGTGAAGATGTTGTTGCAGGCATTCGTACCCCTAAGGATATTGACACTTTAAAACAACAAATGCCAGATGTACATCAAGAGTTTGTTGATGTAACCAAACAACTTGAAAAACATTACAAAGATATGCAAGACATAGAATTTACAATTGAAAATGGTAAACTTTATTTATTACAAACACGTAACGGAAAACGTACTGCTAAAGCTGCAATAAAAATTGCTGTGGATTTAGTTCACGAGCAATTAATTACACGTGAAGAAGCAGTATCAAAAGTAGAAGTAAAATCAATAGACCAATTATTACATCCTAATTTTAATGAAGAATCATTAAAGCAAGCGACAGTGGTTTCTAAAATGGGCTTACCAGCTAGTCCCGGTGCAGCAACAGGAAAAGTAGTCTTCTCTGCTGAAGAAGCAAAACTTCAAGCTGAAAATGGTAATAAAGTAGTGTTAATGCGACCGGAAACATCACCTGAAGATATTGAGGGGATGGTAGCAAGTGAAGCAATCGTAACAACTCATGGTGGTATGACATCACACGCTGCTGTTGTAGCAAGAGGAATGGGCAAATGTTGTGTGACAGGATGTTCGAATGTAGAGATAGATACAGTGAACAAAACAGTATATTATCCTGAAGGTGAATTACATGAAGGGGATATCGTTTCTGTAGATGGTTCAGCTGGTGATTTATATTTAGGAGCAATTGAAACAGTCAATGCTGAACATAGTGAAGAGTTCGATCAATTTATGACTTGGTCTGAAGAGATTGCAAGACTGCAAGTTAGAATGAATGCTGAAACACCACAAGATATAAAAGCTGGATATAATTTTGGTTCTAAAGGAATAGGTTTAGTTCGTACTGAGCACATGTTCTTTGGCCCTGAACGTTTAATAGAAATGCGCCGTTTTATCTTAGCTTCAAATCATGACGAACGTGTACAAGCTTTAGAAAAAATTAAAACATACCAAGTAGAAGATTTTGAAACAATTTTCAGATTATCTCAAGATAGACCTACGATTGTTCGTTTACTTGATCCACCGTTACATGAGTTCTTACCATCATCTGAAGAAGATATAAACAATGTTTCTCAACAGCTGAATGTATCTTCAGAGTTCTTACGCAAGCGAATCGTTGACTTAAATGAGGTCAATCCAATGCTTGGTCATCGTGGTTGTCGTTTGGCTGTGACTTATCCAGAGTTATATGAGATGCAAGTTGAAGCTATCATTGAAAGTGTTATTAAGCTTCAAAAAGAGGGCATAACGTGCCTACCAGAAATTATGATTCCTCTCGTGTCAACAGTAGAAGAATTTACAACTTTAAAAGAACGATTAGTTAATACAATTACACATTTAGAAAAAGAATCACAACAAGATATACAATATATGATAGGTACTATGATTGAAACGCCTAGAGCATGCTTGATTGCGAATGACCTTGCGAAACATTGTGATTTCTTCAGTTTTGGTACTAATGATTTAACGCAATTGACATTTGGTTTCTCTAGAGATGATGCAGGAAAATTCATAAATGTGTATACTGAAAATAACATTTTACAGCTTGACCCATTCCAAACTTTAGATAGAGAAGGTGTAGGACGACTAATTCAATTAGCTGTTGAACAAGCTAAAAATACAAATCCAGAGATAAAAATTGGTGTATGTGGTGAGCTTGGTGGCGATGCAAAATCAATTCGTAAATTTAACCAATGGGAAATTGATTATGTTTCATGTTCACCATTTAGAGTTCCGGGTGCAATTTTAGCTACAGCTCAGAGTCAAGCGGAGGAAAGCGAGCGATAA
- a CDS encoding fructose bisphosphate aldolase produces the protein MNKEQLEKMTHGKGFIAALDQSGGSTPKALKEYGVNEDQYSNEDEMFQLVHDMRTRVVTSPSFSPDKILGAILFEQTMDREVEGKYTGDYLADKGVVPFLKVDKGLAEEKNGVQLMKPIDDLDETLDRANERHIFGTKMRSNILELNEQGIKDVVEQQFEFAKKIIAKGLVPIIEPEVNINAKDKSEIEKVLKAEIKKGLDSLNDDQLVMLKLTIPTEANLYKDLADHPNVVRVVVLSGGYSRDEANKLLKDNDELIASFSRALASDLRASQSQEEFDKALGDAVDSIYDASVNKN, from the coding sequence ATGAATAAAGAACAATTAGAAAAAATGACTCATGGTAAAGGATTCATTGCTGCATTAGACCAAAGTGGTGGTAGTACACCTAAAGCACTTAAAGAATATGGTGTGAATGAAGACCAATACAGTAATGAAGACGAAATGTTCCAACTTGTTCACGATATGCGTACACGTGTTGTAACTTCACCTTCATTTTCACCTGATAAAATTTTAGGTGCGATTTTATTCGAACAAACTATGGATCGCGAAGTTGAAGGTAAATACACTGGAGACTATTTAGCGGACAAAGGCGTTGTTCCTTTCTTAAAAGTCGACAAAGGTCTTGCTGAAGAGAAAAATGGCGTACAATTAATGAAACCTATTGATGATTTAGATGAAACTTTAGATCGTGCAAATGAACGTCATATCTTCGGTACTAAAATGCGTTCTAACATCCTTGAACTTAATGAACAAGGAATCAAAGATGTTGTTGAACAACAATTTGAATTCGCTAAAAAAATCATCGCTAAAGGTTTAGTACCTATTATCGAACCAGAAGTTAATATTAATGCTAAAGATAAATCTGAAATTGAGAAAGTTTTAAAAGCTGAAATCAAAAAAGGTTTAGATTCATTAAACGATGATCAATTAGTTATGTTAAAATTAACTATTCCTACTGAAGCTAACTTATATAAAGATTTAGCTGACCACCCTAATGTTGTACGTGTAGTAGTATTATCAGGTGGTTACAGCCGAGATGAAGCTAACAAATTGTTAAAAGATAACGATGAATTAATTGCAAGCTTCTCACGTGCATTAGCAAGTGACTTACGTGCTAGCCAATCACAAGAAGAATTCGATAAAGCATTAGGCGATGCTGTAGATTCAATCTATGATGCGTCAGTAAATAAAAACTAA